The following are from one region of the Staphylococcus argenteus genome:
- the rsp gene encoding AraC family transcriptional regulator Rsp gives MTCQLKIHHTLSTVPSRNINQIMVLFSLTNKLNITINGETKDVSNYIILINHGDIYNINHGENIIELKIPVFYFYQQDEDFFNGYLDRHLLQSSNYIKSLIADLISTPTSSSLMGKNIGQSIIDTLLKEAFIKIDHEYLPNIALSNPVFIDCVNYIHSNIDAHLSLKDIAMHCNISESYCSNLFVRYLSMNFKDYFTSIKLVNAINLLLSTKHSITTVSELAGFNSHTNFANQFKNYLNSSPKQFRSLVSKITEPPQIHFQQDNVSQFTELISKIDLTAQLATNTTDINIDDFDPKDRSQRAKVFVRFSNFNELFQFIFNEYYDINFEHLPKPVVFIDDIHDIEVSQTNYNLLNRCFEKLFEKNIGLAIAIKSTQQFETMKQLILTFLQGNQDYKTSKKLVKFMLVFCSNSMTAEEIHLCHLKIKNKNKEIKYSVTVDGFLETYSTVEQVYDVMQRLKFHYYFIDIENSKTAEQLITKNQHYHQTDTHFEQYKKFILDSGISSTQFVYNNLSVSGFKYTNDGKNPIQLSDIVYHLIALLRYGGGISYQLLDDHSNYISLYNKYGSPLPLMHLYKMFRPFVNEDIEITNNYVLSRKDNNYHFLLFNKINDRYMSDVKQDFIFHNELPQDSLMIIKTLNHEHGSIQHLLPMSDKLVYIEKEILDELDKTNYPKTELAVQEESGRTFELKLNHDEVKYICFKPS, from the coding sequence ATGACATGCCAACTTAAAATACATCATACATTATCGACAGTACCAAGTCGTAATATCAATCAGATTATGGTGTTATTCTCATTAACAAATAAACTCAACATTACGATTAATGGTGAAACCAAAGACGTAAGTAATTATATAATTTTAATTAACCATGGTGATATTTATAATATCAACCACGGTGAAAATATTATCGAATTAAAGATACCAGTTTTTTATTTTTACCAGCAAGACGAAGATTTCTTTAACGGTTACTTAGATCGTCACTTGCTACAATCTAGTAATTATATCAAATCTTTAATCGCTGATTTAATAAGTACCCCAACAAGCTCATCATTAATGGGGAAAAATATCGGACAAAGTATAATTGATACTTTACTTAAAGAAGCTTTTATTAAAATCGATCATGAATATTTACCGAATATAGCCTTAAGTAATCCCGTATTTATTGATTGCGTAAATTATATTCATAGTAATATTGATGCACATTTATCTTTAAAAGATATTGCGATGCATTGTAACATTTCAGAATCATATTGTTCAAACTTATTTGTTCGATATTTGAGTATGAATTTTAAAGATTATTTTACAAGTATCAAACTCGTTAATGCCATCAATTTATTACTTTCTACAAAACATTCTATTACAACAGTTTCAGAATTGGCTGGTTTCAACAGTCATACAAATTTTGCAAATCAATTTAAAAATTACTTAAACTCCAGCCCGAAGCAGTTCCGTTCACTCGTTTCCAAAATTACAGAACCACCGCAAATACATTTCCAACAAGATAACGTATCACAGTTTACTGAGTTGATTTCAAAAATTGATTTAACAGCTCAGCTAGCCACAAATACAACAGATATTAATATAGATGATTTTGACCCGAAAGATCGAAGCCAACGCGCAAAAGTATTTGTTCGTTTTAGTAATTTTAATGAACTATTTCAATTTATCTTCAATGAGTATTACGATATAAACTTTGAACATTTACCAAAGCCCGTCGTTTTCATTGATGATATTCACGATATTGAAGTGAGTCAAACCAATTACAATCTTTTAAATAGATGTTTTGAAAAGCTTTTTGAAAAAAATATAGGCTTAGCCATCGCTATCAAATCGACACAACAATTTGAAACGATGAAACAATTGATTTTAACCTTTTTACAAGGTAACCAGGATTATAAAACAAGCAAAAAACTAGTCAAATTCATGTTAGTATTTTGCTCAAATTCAATGACGGCTGAAGAAATTCATCTATGTCATCTTAAAATTAAAAATAAAAATAAAGAAATCAAGTATAGTGTAACTGTTGATGGATTTTTAGAAACATATTCTACTGTTGAACAAGTTTATGATGTCATGCAACGTCTTAAATTCCATTATTACTTTATTGATATTGAAAATTCAAAAACAGCAGAGCAGCTCATTACTAAAAATCAGCACTATCATCAAACTGATACTCATTTTGAACAGTACAAAAAGTTTATACTAGATTCAGGTATATCATCAACTCAGTTTGTTTATAACAATTTGTCAGTAAGTGGTTTTAAGTATACTAATGATGGTAAAAATCCGATTCAATTGTCTGACATCGTATATCATTTAATTGCATTATTACGCTATGGCGGTGGAATAAGTTATCAATTATTAGATGATCATTCGAATTATATATCTTTATATAACAAGTACGGTAGTCCCCTTCCATTAATGCATCTATATAAGATGTTCAGACCTTTTGTAAATGAAGATATAGAAATAACTAATAATTATGTATTGAGTCGTAAAGATAATAATTACCACTTCTTATTATTCAATAAAATTAATGATCGTTATATGTCAGATGTAAAACAAGATTTTATTTTTCATAATGAACTGCCTCAAGATTCATTAATGATTATTAAGACTTTGAATCATGAACATGGTTCAATTCAACATTTGCTACCAATGAGTGACAAACTTGTCTACATTGAAAAAGAAATTTTAGATGAATTAGATAAAACGAATTATCCCAAAACAGAACTTGCTGTCCAGGAAGAATCAGGTAGAACTTTCGAACTTAAGTTAAACCATGATGAAGTAAAATATATTTGCTTCAAGCCAAGCTAA
- a CDS encoding pyridoxamine 5'-phosphate oxidase family protein has protein sequence MSNQHAIQAIEDVLSTSKVGVLSTAFNNKPNSRYMVFYNDGLTLYTKTNIHSAKVKEIKENPAAYVLLGYNDTTNRSFVEMEATIEVVSDQKVVDWLWETQDKSFFSSKEDPELCVLKVIPQSVKLMNDKSLDTPIKIDL, from the coding sequence ATGAGTAACCAACATGCAATTCAAGCAATAGAGGATGTTTTATCAACGTCAAAAGTTGGCGTTTTATCAACTGCATTTAATAATAAACCTAATAGTAGATATATGGTTTTCTATAATGATGGACTCACATTGTACACTAAGACAAACATTCATTCTGCAAAGGTAAAAGAAATTAAAGAAAACCCAGCAGCCTATGTATTGTTAGGATACAATGACACGACAAATCGCAGTTTCGTTGAAATGGAAGCTACGATAGAAGTAGTTTCTGATCAAAAAGTAGTCGATTGGTTATGGGAGACTCAAGATAAAAGCTTTTTCAGCTCAAAAGAAGATCCAGAACTCTGCGTTTTAAAGGTGATACCACAATCTGTTAAATTGATGAATGACAAATCATTAGATACACCTATCAAAATCGATTTATAA
- a CDS encoding sucrose-specific PTS transporter subunit IIBC, producing MNYKQSAEDILNAIGGEENLDAMAHCATRLRLVLNDESLVNEEALNNMDVVKGTFSTGGQYQIIIGSGTVNKVFSELEKLTGKEASTTSEVKAQSAKNMNPLQRFVKMLSDIFVPIIPAIVAGGLLMGLNNILTAKDLFFAGKSLIDVYSQFAGLAEMINIFANAPFTLLPILIGFSAAKRFGGNPFLGAALGMILVHPALMSAYDFPKAIEAGKAIPYWDVFGFHINQVGYQGQVLPMLVAAYILASIEKGLRKVIPTVLDNLLTPLLSIFVTAFLTFSFVGPITRQLGYWLSDGLTWLYEFGGAIGGLIFGLLYAPIVITGMHHSFIAVETTLIADVAKTGGSFIFPIATMSNVAQGGAAIAAFFIIKQNKKLKGVASASGISALLGITEPAMFGVNLKLRYPFIGAIVGSGIGSAYIAFFKVKAIALGTAGLPGFISINPVHAGWLHYFIGMAISFIVAIVVTFVLSKRKSNKEIVE from the coding sequence ATGAACTATAAACAATCCGCAGAAGATATTTTAAATGCGATAGGCGGAGAAGAAAATTTAGACGCAATGGCACACTGTGCGACAAGATTACGCTTAGTGCTAAATGATGAAAGTTTAGTAAATGAAGAAGCGCTAAACAATATGGATGTAGTTAAGGGGACTTTTTCTACTGGGGGACAATATCAGATTATAATTGGATCTGGTACAGTCAATAAAGTATTTAGTGAACTTGAAAAATTAACGGGTAAAGAAGCGTCAACAACTTCTGAAGTAAAAGCCCAATCAGCTAAAAATATGAATCCGTTACAACGATTTGTAAAAATGTTATCAGACATATTCGTTCCGATAATTCCTGCCATAGTTGCTGGTGGTTTATTAATGGGACTAAATAATATTTTAACTGCAAAAGATTTATTCTTTGCAGGGAAATCATTAATTGATGTATACAGTCAATTTGCAGGGTTAGCAGAAATGATTAATATTTTTGCCAACGCACCATTTACATTGTTACCTATTTTAATTGGATTTAGCGCAGCCAAACGCTTTGGTGGAAATCCATTTTTAGGTGCTGCATTAGGTATGATACTAGTTCATCCAGCGCTAATGAGTGCGTATGATTTTCCAAAAGCAATTGAAGCAGGTAAAGCAATCCCGTATTGGGACGTTTTTGGTTTCCACATCAATCAAGTAGGTTATCAAGGGCAAGTGTTACCTATGCTTGTAGCAGCTTACATATTGGCTTCAATTGAAAAAGGATTACGTAAAGTAATTCCAACTGTATTAGATAATTTATTAACACCATTGTTATCTATTTTTGTAACAGCATTTCTAACATTTTCATTTGTGGGCCCTATTACTAGACAATTAGGTTATTGGTTATCAGATGGCTTAACTTGGCTTTACGAATTCGGTGGGGCAATTGGTGGATTAATTTTCGGATTATTATATGCGCCAATTGTGATTACAGGTATGCATCATAGCTTTATTGCTGTTGAAACAACACTCATTGCGGATGTGGCTAAAACAGGCGGGTCATTTATATTCCCGATTGCCACAATGTCTAACGTTGCGCAAGGTGGGGCAGCTATTGCAGCATTCTTTATTATAAAACAAAACAAAAAATTAAAAGGTGTAGCATCAGCTTCAGGAATTTCAGCATTACTTGGTATTACTGAACCTGCAATGTTTGGTGTTAACTTAAAACTAAGATATCCATTTATTGGTGCTATAGTCGGATCAGGAATTGGTTCTGCATATATAGCTTTCTTCAAAGTAAAAGCAATCGCATTAGGTACTGCGGGATTGCCAGGATTTATTTCAATTAATCCTGTACATGCAGGATGGTTACACTATTTTATAGGAATGGCGATATCATTCATAGTTGCTATTGTAGTAACGTTTGTACTTTCGAAAAGAAAATCAAATAAAGAAATTGTAGAATAA
- a CDS encoding DUF4889 domain-containing protein produces the protein MKKKKGFGLGISLIAIMLIVCIVLVIMMMTGGKKDTYYGIMKDNTTIEKMISEKDESIEKNVKLPSDSDVNVKKGDFVIVYKLADSDKIVKVKKVDHDDVPHGLMMKIHDMGKMHMKH, from the coding sequence ATGAAAAAGAAAAAAGGTTTTGGTCTTGGTATTAGTTTAATTGCCATCATGTTAATTGTATGTATTGTATTAGTAATCATGATGATGACTGGTGGAAAGAAAGATACATATTACGGAATTATGAAAGATAATACAACTATTGAAAAAATGATTAGTGAAAAAGATGAAAGTATTGAAAAAAATGTTAAATTACCTTCAGATTCAGATGTTAATGTTAAAAAAGGTGATTTTGTAATTGTTTATAAATTAGCAGATTCAGATAAAATTGTTAAAGTTAAAAAAGTTGACCATGATGACGTTCCTCACGGTTTAATGATGAAAATTCATGACATGGGCAAAATGCACATGAAACATTAA
- a CDS encoding YbgA family protein, with translation MKDRGYVEQLWREEKYHVLLHSQQSYQSIRNTLKKDISLHQLQQMIDEALLIEPTIGSVCNAFDHMWGYFKKCANEDEKQQSKLLKSAFISGKIERDVMLDFLADLAAKYNVHYLIESRVLKTKRKR, from the coding sequence ATGAAAGATCGGGGTTATGTAGAACAGCTTTGGCGCGAAGAAAAATATCACGTATTACTACACAGTCAACAAAGTTATCAATCAATTAGAAATACTTTAAAAAAAGATATTTCACTTCATCAATTACAACAAATGATTGATGAAGCATTATTAATTGAGCCCACTATCGGAAGTGTATGTAATGCATTTGATCATATGTGGGGTTATTTTAAAAAATGTGCAAATGAAGATGAAAAACAGCAATCTAAATTGCTCAAATCGGCTTTTATTAGTGGAAAGATAGAAAGAGATGTAATGTTAGACTTTTTAGCAGATTTAGCTGCTAAATACAACGTACATTATTTAATTGAGAGTCGTGTTTTAAAGACAAAAAGAAAGAGATAG